The following coding sequences are from one Tepidamorphus gemmatus window:
- a CDS encoding glutamine amidotransferase has protein sequence MRSTIQTETILIVLHQETSTPGRIGQILAARGYALDIRRPVLGDPLPETMDGHAGAIIFGGPMSANDDLDYIRREIDWINIPLKEQAPFLGICLGAQQMVRTLGGKVEPHRDGCAEVGYYPIYPTPEGRSLGPWPHMVYQWHREGFEVPRGARLLATGDMFRNQAIAVGPCAYGIQFHAELTLAMMHRWTVRGAERLAMPGAQARARHFEGRSVYDPEIRRWLENFLSLWLDSDARGRREAAE, from the coding sequence ATGCGCAGCACCATCCAGACCGAGACGATCCTGATCGTCCTTCACCAGGAGACCTCGACGCCCGGCCGGATCGGCCAGATCCTCGCGGCGCGCGGCTACGCGCTCGACATCCGCCGCCCCGTGCTTGGCGATCCGCTGCCCGAGACGATGGATGGTCATGCGGGGGCGATCATCTTCGGCGGCCCGATGAGCGCCAACGACGATCTCGACTACATCCGCCGCGAGATCGACTGGATCAACATTCCGCTAAAGGAACAGGCGCCGTTCCTCGGCATCTGCCTGGGCGCCCAGCAGATGGTGCGCACACTCGGCGGCAAGGTCGAACCGCACCGCGACGGCTGCGCCGAGGTTGGCTACTATCCGATCTATCCGACACCGGAAGGCCGCTCGCTCGGCCCCTGGCCGCACATGGTCTACCAGTGGCACCGTGAAGGCTTCGAGGTGCCGCGCGGTGCGCGTCTGCTGGCCACCGGCGACATGTTCCGCAACCAGGCGATTGCCGTGGGGCCGTGCGCCTACGGCATACAATTCCATGCCGAGCTGACCTTGGCGATGATGCATCGCTGGACGGTGCGCGGCGCCGAACGGCTGGCCATGCCCGGCGCCCAGGCGAGGGCCCGCCACTTCGAGGGGCGGTCGGTCTACGATCCGGAGATCCGTCGCTGGCTCGAGAACTTCCTGAGCCTCTGGCTGGACAGCGATGCCCGCGGCCGTCGCGAAGCCGCTGAGTAG
- a CDS encoding glucose 1-dehydrogenase codes for MSTATRPRGRLDGKIALITGGAGGIGSGIARAFAGEGARVMVSDIDGAAAAGIAAGINAHHPGCAASCAHDVTSESDWNAALAACRQAFGGLSVLVNNAGIWAIGAVDDTEPDSWRRCMSINLDSVYLGTRLAMPLLRENQPASIINVSSVAGLVAGPNIAAYNTSKAAVWMLTKSTALSAARKGDDIRANSIHPAFIATPLLQDLFARGGERRPLSAEQTAKLAAQIPLGRLCTVEDVAWAAIYLASDESRFMTGAELKLDGGLSAM; via the coding sequence TTGAGCACAGCGACGCGGCCGCGTGGCCGGCTTGACGGCAAGATCGCGCTCATCACGGGCGGGGCGGGAGGCATCGGCAGCGGGATTGCCCGAGCCTTCGCCGGCGAAGGCGCTCGCGTGATGGTCAGCGACATCGATGGCGCGGCCGCTGCCGGCATCGCCGCCGGGATCAATGCGCACCATCCCGGTTGCGCGGCGAGCTGCGCCCATGATGTCACCTCGGAGAGCGACTGGAACGCGGCCCTTGCGGCGTGTCGGCAGGCTTTCGGAGGCCTGAGCGTTCTGGTCAACAACGCAGGCATCTGGGCAATCGGCGCCGTCGATGACACCGAGCCGGACAGCTGGCGGCGCTGCATGTCGATCAATCTCGACTCGGTCTATCTCGGCACCCGGCTGGCGATGCCGTTGCTGAGGGAGAACCAGCCCGCCTCGATCATCAACGTGTCCTCGGTCGCCGGTCTCGTCGCCGGCCCCAACATCGCCGCCTACAACACGTCGAAGGCGGCGGTCTGGATGCTCACCAAATCGACCGCGCTGTCGGCGGCGCGCAAGGGCGATGACATCCGCGCCAACTCCATCCATCCGGCCTTCATCGCCACCCCGCTGCTCCAGGATCTGTTCGCGCGCGGCGGTGAGCGCCGGCCGCTCAGCGCGGAGCAGACGGCGAAACTCGCGGCCCAGATCCCGCTTGGCCGGCTCTGCACCGTGGAGGACGTCGCCTGGGCGGCGATATACCTTGCCAGCGATGAATCGCGTTTCATGACCGGAGCCGAGCTCAAGCTCGACGGAGGATTGAGCGCCATGTGA
- a CDS encoding TerB family tellurite resistance protein: MFNAIQKVIRNLKPGADEPAFDAGDPKVATAALAVHAIAVDGVIGDDERAKLRAILKDHFALDEKQTSQLIEEARRRDMEAIDLYAFTSVLKRTLDDEGRHDVVEMLWQLVYADGAVHEFEDNFIWRVAELLGVSSRDRIMLRRRVAHAPHHNDDEV; this comes from the coding sequence ATGTTCAACGCGATCCAGAAGGTGATACGCAACCTGAAGCCTGGCGCGGACGAGCCGGCATTCGATGCCGGCGATCCGAAGGTCGCGACGGCCGCGCTCGCGGTGCATGCCATCGCCGTCGATGGTGTCATCGGCGATGACGAGCGGGCGAAGCTGCGCGCGATCCTGAAGGACCATTTCGCCCTCGACGAGAAGCAAACCTCCCAGCTGATCGAGGAGGCGCGTCGACGCGACATGGAGGCGATCGATCTTTACGCCTTCACAAGCGTGCTGAAGCGCACTCTCGACGATGAGGGCCGGCACGACGTCGTCGAGATGCTCTGGCAGCTCGTCTACGCCGACGGGGCGGTGCACGAATTCGAGGACAACTTCATCTGGCGGGTCGCCGAACTGCTTGGCGTCTCGTCGCGCGACCGGATCATGCTGCGCCGGCGAGTCGCGCATGCGCCGCATCACAACGACGATGAGGTCTGA
- a CDS encoding UxaA family hydrolase yields the protein MNEISPIREAAVRVVRLNPIDNVVTATGRIAAGTPVPGEGVVAATDIPSGHKIATAAIPAGAEVRKYGQIIGFAASDIAPGEHVHTHNCVMGDFARDYAFGAEARPTEFVPEAERATFQGIVRHDGRVATRNYIGIVSTVNCSATVARMIAAHFTPERLAAYPQVDGVSAFVHGTGCGLADAGEGFDTLQRTMWGYVRHPNCAGVLLVGLGCEVNQIRFLIDAYGLNDDSRFQHMTIQDWGGTRKAVEEGIRRIEAMLPAANAVRRETVSAEHLMLALQCGGSDAWSGITANPALGVAADILVRNGGTAILAETPEIYGAEHLLTRRAPDRAVAEKLIERIKWWESYTARNGGNMNNNPSPGNKAGGLTTILEKSLGAAAKGGTTNLVGVYKYAEPVTAKGFVFMDSPGYDPASITGEVASGATIVCFTTGRGSVFGFKPAPSVKLATNTAMYERMSDDMDVNCGEILSHGVSVEEMGRRIFDVLLRVASGEKSKSEQLGFGDNEFTPWVIGATM from the coding sequence GTGAACGAGATATCCCCCATCCGCGAGGCGGCGGTGCGCGTCGTCCGCCTCAACCCGATCGACAACGTGGTCACCGCGACCGGGCGCATCGCCGCCGGGACGCCGGTTCCCGGCGAGGGCGTCGTCGCCGCAACCGACATCCCCTCCGGCCACAAGATCGCGACCGCCGCCATCCCTGCCGGTGCCGAGGTGCGCAAGTACGGCCAGATCATCGGCTTCGCCGCCTCCGACATCGCCCCCGGCGAGCACGTGCACACGCATAACTGCGTGATGGGCGACTTCGCCCGCGACTATGCCTTCGGGGCCGAGGCGCGGCCGACCGAATTCGTGCCGGAGGCGGAGCGGGCGACGTTCCAGGGCATCGTTCGCCACGACGGACGGGTCGCGACCCGCAACTACATCGGCATCGTCTCCACGGTGAACTGCTCGGCGACCGTCGCCCGGATGATCGCCGCCCACTTCACGCCGGAGCGGCTCGCCGCCTATCCCCAAGTCGACGGAGTCAGTGCCTTCGTGCACGGCACCGGCTGTGGGCTGGCCGATGCCGGCGAGGGCTTCGACACGCTGCAGAGGACCATGTGGGGCTATGTCCGCCACCCGAACTGCGCGGGCGTGCTGCTCGTCGGACTCGGCTGCGAGGTGAACCAGATCCGCTTCCTGATCGATGCCTACGGACTGAATGACGACAGCCGTTTCCAGCACATGACCATCCAGGACTGGGGTGGCACGCGCAAGGCGGTCGAGGAGGGCATCCGTCGCATCGAGGCGATGCTGCCCGCCGCCAATGCCGTCCGACGCGAGACCGTATCGGCGGAGCATCTGATGCTCGCCCTCCAGTGCGGCGGCTCCGACGCCTGGTCAGGAATCACTGCCAACCCGGCGCTCGGGGTCGCGGCCGACATCCTGGTACGCAATGGCGGCACGGCAATTCTGGCGGAGACTCCCGAGATCTACGGGGCCGAGCATCTGCTCACCCGCCGTGCGCCCGACCGGGCGGTGGCCGAAAAGCTGATCGAGCGCATCAAGTGGTGGGAGAGCTACACCGCCCGCAACGGCGGCAACATGAACAACAACCCCTCGCCCGGCAACAAGGCAGGCGGACTGACCACCATTCTCGAGAAGTCGCTCGGCGCAGCCGCCAAGGGTGGAACCACCAATCTCGTCGGCGTCTACAAGTACGCCGAGCCGGTGACGGCGAAGGGGTTCGTGTTCATGGATTCGCCCGGCTACGACCCCGCCTCGATCACCGGCGAGGTGGCGTCGGGGGCGACCATCGTCTGCTTCACCACCGGCCGCGGCTCGGTCTTCGGCTTCAAGCCGGCGCCCAGCGTGAAGCTGGCGACCAACACGGCCATGTACGAGCGCATGTCGGACGACATGGACGTGAACTGCGGGGAGATCCTCTCGCACGGCGTGAGCGTCGAGGAGATGGGGCGCCGGATCTTCGACGTGCTGCTGCGGGTCGCCTCGGGCGAAAAGTCGAAGAGCGAGCAGCTCGGCTTCGGCGATAACGAATTCACCCCCTGGGTCATCGGCGCAACAATGTGA
- a CDS encoding SMP-30/gluconolactonase/LRE family protein, whose amino-acid sequence MALVGDAYDYVDRRFYDLTVPTADVEKLYDGCRWAEGPVWFADGGYLVWSDIPNRRMLRWVPDGGVSVFRHDSGFANGNTRDRQGRLVTCEHGNRRVTRTEPDGTITVIADRYRGKRLNSPNDVVVKSDGSIWFTDPTYGIMSDYEGNKGKQEQDGCFVYRVDPVTGELSVVADDFVKPNGLAFSPDERLLYIADSGLSHDPDGPHHIRVFEVDGDRLANGRIFTEVSPGVPDGMRVDVEGNVWTSAQDGIHCHAPDGTLIGIIRIPEMVSNLTFGGPKRNRLFITATRSLYSVFVGVSGAQLP is encoded by the coding sequence ATGGCCCTGGTGGGCGATGCCTACGATTACGTGGACCGGCGGTTCTACGACCTGACGGTGCCGACCGCCGACGTCGAAAAACTCTACGACGGCTGCCGCTGGGCCGAGGGACCGGTATGGTTCGCCGACGGCGGCTATCTGGTGTGGAGCGACATCCCCAACCGGCGGATGCTGCGCTGGGTGCCGGACGGGGGCGTAAGCGTGTTCCGCCACGATTCCGGATTCGCCAACGGCAACACCCGCGACCGGCAGGGCCGGCTGGTGACCTGCGAGCATGGCAACCGTCGTGTCACCCGCACCGAGCCGGACGGGACAATCACCGTCATTGCCGACAGGTACCGAGGCAAGCGGCTGAATTCGCCGAACGACGTGGTGGTGAAGTCGGACGGTTCGATCTGGTTCACCGATCCGACCTACGGCATCATGTCCGACTACGAGGGCAACAAGGGCAAGCAGGAACAGGACGGCTGCTTCGTCTATCGCGTCGACCCGGTGACGGGGGAACTCAGTGTCGTGGCCGACGATTTCGTGAAACCGAACGGGCTCGCCTTCTCGCCCGACGAGCGCCTGCTCTACATCGCCGATTCCGGCCTCAGCCACGACCCGGACGGACCGCACCATATCCGGGTGTTCGAGGTCGACGGTGATCGGCTCGCCAATGGCCGCATCTTCACCGAGGTCTCGCCCGGCGTGCCGGACGGCATGCGGGTCGATGTCGAGGGCAATGTCTGGACGAGCGCGCAGGACGGTATACATTGCCACGCGCCGGACGGGACGCTGATCGGCATCATCCGCATTCCCGAGATGGTGTCGAACCTCACCTTCGGCGGGCCGAAGCGCAACCGGCTGTTCATCACCGCGACGCGCTCGCTCTACTCGGTCTTCGTGGGCGTCAGTGGCGCACAGCTGCCCTGA
- a CDS encoding ABC transporter permease, whose product MTAAVSRLFDRPWIWAYLAAIGVWVATIAFTGGQGAGAVLTAAFTFATFFVIVALGQMFVVTLGPGNVDLSIPATMTLAGTVALKIMDTDNSMILAGIAVTLAVGIGVGIINYGLIRLLRIPPIIATLSSSFVFQSAAIWYNRGLRIKPPPALGDFTTTVVWGMPVLAICVILLAAVMHVVLTRTVYGRSVVAIGQNQRAAWLAGVAVDRTRFATYVMCAVFASLCGLLFASFSGGAALNMGQEYLLNSIAVVVIGGTSVAGGFANVPGLWGAALFLFLLVTMLNTFGLGAGIRMVLTGAIIIAVIVLASGRHGER is encoded by the coding sequence GTGACCGCTGCCGTCTCCCGCCTGTTCGACCGGCCGTGGATCTGGGCCTACCTCGCCGCGATCGGTGTGTGGGTCGCCACCATTGCCTTCACCGGTGGCCAAGGTGCCGGCGCGGTGCTGACGGCGGCGTTCACCTTCGCCACCTTCTTCGTCATTGTTGCGCTCGGCCAGATGTTCGTGGTCACGCTGGGGCCGGGCAATGTCGATCTGTCGATCCCGGCGACGATGACGCTGGCCGGGACGGTGGCGCTCAAGATCATGGACACGGACAATTCCATGATCCTCGCGGGGATCGCGGTGACGCTCGCGGTCGGCATCGGCGTCGGGATCATCAACTACGGCCTCATCCGGCTGCTGCGCATTCCGCCGATCATCGCCACCCTGTCGTCGAGCTTCGTCTTCCAGTCGGCGGCGATCTGGTACAACCGCGGTCTCAGGATCAAGCCGCCGCCGGCGCTGGGCGACTTCACCACCACCGTCGTGTGGGGGATGCCCGTGCTGGCCATCTGCGTCATTCTGCTTGCGGCAGTCATGCATGTGGTGCTGACCCGCACGGTCTACGGACGCTCGGTGGTCGCCATCGGCCAGAACCAGCGTGCCGCTTGGCTCGCCGGCGTCGCGGTCGACCGCACGCGCTTTGCAACCTATGTCATGTGCGCGGTGTTCGCCTCGCTGTGCGGGCTGCTGTTCGCCTCCTTCTCGGGCGGGGCGGCGCTCAACATGGGCCAGGAATACCTGCTCAACTCGATCGCCGTCGTGGTGATCGGTGGCACGTCGGTGGCCGGTGGCTTCGCCAATGTCCCCGGCCTGTGGGGCGCGGCGCTGTTCCTGTTCCTGCTGGTCACCATGCTGAACACCTTCGGGCTCGGCGCCGGGATCCGCATGGTGCTGACCGGCGCGATCATCATTGCCGTCATCGTGCTGGCTAGCGGGCGACACGGCGAGCGATAG
- a CDS encoding ABC transporter permease, translating to MIPDLASPRLLRAILPALSLTVILVAIFYLQPRAMSYMGLNLLLNLAVPIALATIAQMFVICVNDLDLSIGAYVGFCACVTATWLNDAPLIGAAALAACILAYALLGALIHLRNLPSIVVTLGMSFVWLGLSVMLLPTPGGKAPEWIRAVMTLKTPVVPFSILAVVAIGAAVHLLLMRSAYGAVLRGAGGNARSVARAGWSMLKIKMVMYAFAGLFGMLAGMALVGLTTSADANIALRYTLLSIAGVILGGGEFVGGRISPIGAVIGAVTLTLAGSFLSFMRISPDWQIGAQGAILIIVLALRALINRAEARP from the coding sequence ATGATTCCGGATCTTGCGAGCCCGCGCCTGCTCAGGGCGATCCTGCCGGCCCTGTCGCTGACCGTGATCCTGGTGGCGATCTTCTACCTGCAGCCCCGCGCGATGAGCTACATGGGGCTCAACCTCCTGCTCAACCTTGCCGTGCCGATCGCGCTGGCGACGATCGCGCAGATGTTCGTCATCTGCGTCAACGATCTCGACCTGTCGATCGGCGCCTATGTCGGCTTCTGCGCCTGCGTGACCGCGACCTGGCTGAACGATGCGCCGCTGATCGGCGCCGCGGCGCTCGCCGCCTGCATCCTCGCCTATGCGCTGCTCGGCGCGCTCATCCATCTGCGCAACCTGCCCTCCATCGTCGTCACCCTCGGCATGTCGTTCGTCTGGCTCGGCCTGTCGGTGATGCTGCTGCCGACGCCGGGCGGCAAGGCGCCCGAGTGGATCAGGGCAGTCATGACGCTGAAGACGCCGGTGGTGCCGTTCTCGATCCTGGCCGTGGTGGCGATCGGGGCTGCGGTGCATCTCTTGCTGATGCGTTCCGCCTACGGCGCCGTCCTGCGTGGCGCCGGCGGCAACGCCCGCTCGGTGGCGCGCGCCGGCTGGTCGATGCTGAAGATCAAGATGGTGATGTACGCCTTCGCCGGCCTGTTCGGCATGCTCGCCGGCATGGCGCTGGTCGGGCTCACGACTTCGGCCGACGCCAACATCGCGCTGCGCTACACGCTGCTGTCGATCGCCGGGGTGATCCTTGGCGGCGGCGAGTTCGTCGGCGGCCGCATTTCGCCGATCGGCGCCGTCATCGGCGCGGTGACATTGACGCTGGCGGGCTCGTTCCTGTCCTTCATGCGGATCAGTCCCGACTGGCAGATCGGCGCGCAGGGAGCGATCCTGATCATCGTGCTGGCGCTTCGGGCGCTGATCAACCGGGCGGAGGCGAGGCCGTGA
- a CDS encoding ABC transporter substrate-binding protein — MVTATAVCVLAAVGARADTSDKSIALSNNYAGNSWRQAMLRSWDKVTKQAVADGKVKAADAFTTAENQVTEQAAQIQNLILQGYDAIVLNAASPDALNGAVKEACDAGIVVVSFDGIVTEPCAWRIAVDFKQMGKDQIAYLAEKMPDGGNLLEIRGLAGVFVDDEISAGIHEGVAEHPQFKIVGSVHGDWAQDVAQKAVAGILPSLPEIHAVVTQGGDGYGAAQAFRAAGRPTPLIIMGNREDELLWWKEQKDANGYETMSVSIAPGVSTLAFWVAQQILDGQDVPKDLVVPFLRIDQDNLEQNLANTEKGGVANVEYSLEDAQKVIQAAKAAK; from the coding sequence ATGGTGACGGCGACCGCAGTGTGCGTGCTGGCGGCAGTCGGCGCCCGCGCCGACACGTCCGACAAGTCGATTGCCCTGTCAAACAACTACGCCGGCAATTCCTGGCGCCAGGCGATGCTGCGAAGCTGGGACAAGGTGACCAAGCAGGCGGTCGCCGACGGCAAGGTCAAGGCGGCGGACGCCTTCACCACCGCCGAGAATCAGGTCACCGAGCAGGCCGCGCAGATCCAGAATCTGATCCTGCAGGGCTACGACGCCATCGTCCTCAATGCTGCCTCGCCGGACGCGCTGAACGGGGCCGTGAAGGAAGCCTGCGACGCCGGGATCGTCGTCGTCTCGTTCGACGGAATCGTCACCGAGCCGTGCGCATGGCGCATCGCGGTCGACTTCAAGCAGATGGGCAAGGACCAGATCGCCTATCTCGCCGAGAAGATGCCAGACGGCGGCAACCTGCTCGAGATCCGCGGCCTCGCCGGCGTGTTCGTCGACGACGAGATCTCGGCGGGCATCCACGAGGGCGTTGCCGAGCATCCGCAGTTCAAGATCGTCGGCTCGGTGCACGGCGACTGGGCGCAGGACGTGGCCCAGAAGGCGGTCGCCGGCATCCTGCCAAGTCTGCCCGAGATCCATGCGGTCGTGACCCAGGGCGGCGACGGCTACGGCGCGGCGCAGGCCTTCCGTGCGGCCGGCCGCCCGACCCCGCTCATCATCATGGGCAATCGCGAGGACGAACTGCTCTGGTGGAAGGAGCAGAAGGACGCCAACGGCTACGAGACGATGTCGGTGTCGATCGCGCCGGGCGTCTCGACGCTCGCCTTCTGGGTGGCCCAGCAGATTCTCGACGGCCAGGACGTGCCAAAGGATCTGGTTGTGCCGTTCCTCAGGATTGACCAGGACAACCTCGAGCAGAACCTCGCCAATACCGAGAAGGGTGGCGTCGCCAATGTCGAGTATTCCCTCGAGGATGCCCAGAAGGTGATCCAGGCGGCAAAGGCGGCGAAGTAG
- a CDS encoding FadR/GntR family transcriptional regulator, translating into MQKPVRAIAGPRRSVHGQIVDELGRRIVAGDFAPGSVLPTEGDYSARLSVSRTSFREAIKMLAGKGLVESRPKTGTRVRQRSEWNMLDPDVTSWAFQTGPDRDYARAFFEFRGIIEPAGAALAARRRREPDLVRMREALEGMAAAGSLEDWIGPDLSFHKAILVASRNELLISLGLLLEPALTRSFAIANVSRAKREGSLPLHRAVYEAIEQEAPETARAAMTYLLDEALVDLEEMVGLRAEATPPEQAAP; encoded by the coding sequence GTGCAGAAGCCGGTGCGGGCGATCGCGGGGCCGCGTCGCAGCGTCCACGGGCAGATCGTGGACGAGCTTGGCAGGCGCATCGTTGCCGGAGACTTCGCGCCCGGTTCGGTGCTTCCCACGGAAGGCGACTATTCGGCCCGCCTGTCGGTCAGCCGGACCTCGTTCCGCGAAGCGATCAAGATGCTCGCCGGCAAGGGGCTTGTCGAATCACGGCCGAAAACCGGAACCCGGGTGCGCCAGCGCTCGGAGTGGAACATGCTCGACCCCGACGTGACGAGCTGGGCGTTCCAGACCGGACCGGACCGCGACTATGCACGCGCCTTCTTCGAGTTCCGCGGCATCATCGAGCCTGCCGGCGCGGCGCTCGCCGCCCGCCGCCGACGCGAGCCGGACCTCGTGCGGATGCGCGAGGCGCTCGAGGGAATGGCCGCCGCAGGTTCGCTGGAGGACTGGATCGGACCTGACCTGTCGTTCCACAAGGCGATCCTGGTCGCTTCCCGCAATGAGCTGCTGATCTCGCTTGGCCTTCTGCTAGAGCCGGCGCTGACCCGCTCCTTTGCCATCGCCAATGTGAGCCGCGCCAAGCGCGAGGGATCCCTGCCTCTGCACCGGGCGGTCTACGAGGCAATCGAACAGGAGGCGCCGGAGACGGCAAGGGCGGCGATGACCTATCTGCTCGACGAGGCGCTGGTCGATCTGGAGGAGATGGTCGGGCTGCGCGCGGAGGCGACCCCACCCGAGCAGGCCGCCCCATAG
- a CDS encoding 2-dehydro-3-deoxygalactonokinase: protein MIATVRIDWGTTNARAWACAADGSVVERRHAALGIRNVGAAGFRAAFDHLVEGWPVTAVPVVMSGMVGSRQGWQEAPYAGCPASLDSLAAALIRLPEPETILIVPGVGRGGAGERHDVMRGEEVQCFGALAREDRADGLICLPGTHSKWVRMAEGRIVDFASAMTGEVFEVMSRHSILGALMAEAVPGHDGGAAFRRGLDRAGEAGGLLNHLFSARADALFGEIAADEIRDYLSGVLIGHEIREMPRLLGGSGEILVIADGPLPGRYRTAFAHLAIPARLLDAEAVTVAGLGLVLDHAGR from the coding sequence GTGATCGCGACCGTACGGATTGATTGGGGAACCACCAATGCCCGCGCCTGGGCCTGCGCGGCGGATGGAAGCGTGGTCGAGCGGCGCCATGCGGCGCTTGGCATCCGCAATGTCGGGGCAGCCGGATTCCGCGCGGCCTTCGACCATCTCGTCGAGGGCTGGCCGGTGACAGCGGTTCCGGTCGTGATGAGCGGCATGGTCGGCAGCCGGCAGGGCTGGCAGGAGGCCCCCTATGCCGGATGCCCCGCTAGCCTCGACAGCCTCGCCGCGGCGCTGATCCGGCTGCCCGAACCCGAAACGATCCTGATCGTCCCAGGCGTCGGCCGCGGCGGTGCCGGCGAGCGCCACGACGTCATGCGCGGCGAGGAGGTGCAATGCTTTGGCGCCCTGGCGCGGGAGGACCGCGCGGATGGCCTGATCTGCCTTCCCGGCACCCACAGCAAGTGGGTGCGCATGGCCGAGGGCAGGATCGTCGATTTCGCCAGCGCCATGACCGGCGAGGTGTTCGAGGTGATGTCCCGGCATTCGATCCTCGGCGCGCTGATGGCCGAGGCAGTGCCCGGCCATGATGGCGGTGCGGCCTTCCGGCGCGGCCTGGACCGCGCCGGCGAGGCCGGTGGCCTGCTCAACCATCTGTTCTCGGCACGGGCGGACGCGCTGTTCGGCGAGATCGCCGCCGACGAGATCCGCGATTACCTGTCCGGCGTGCTGATCGGCCACGAGATCCGCGAGATGCCGCGGCTGTTGGGCGGGAGCGGCGAGATCCTGGTCATCGCGGACGGGCCGCTGCCCGGGCGCTACCGCACCGCCTTCGCCCATCTTGCGATCCCCGCCCGGCTGCTCGATGCCGAGGCGGTGACGGTTGCCGGGCTTGGACTCGTCCTCGATCACGCCGGCCGCTGA